Part of the Gammaproteobacteria bacterium genome is shown below.
ACGAGGGTCTTCAGGTGGTGTTAACCACCGGCGGCACCGGGGTTACCGGCCGTGACGGCACGCCGGAAGCGGTGGCGCCATTGCTGGACAAGGTGATCGATGGTTTCGGCGAAACCTTCCGTAGCCTGTCTTACCAGACCATCGGCACTTCGACGCTGCAGTCACGTGCGATTGCCGGGGTTGCCAACGGTACCTACATCTTCTGCCTGCCGGGTTCATCCGGCGCCTGCAAGGACGCCTGGACGCAATTGATCGCGACCCAGCTCGATTACCGCACGCGCCCCTGTAACCTGGTCGAACTTATGCCGCGCCTGCGCGAAAGTTAAAAAGCCCGTCGAATGAGGGGATTTAACGAAAAATCCCTAGTTGCGCACAATCCTGATGCGATCTTCGCCTGTTAACGATTCTCCATGGTAGGTCGTTGCCTTGATGATAATCATGAATTCGCCTTCGCCGACCTTGAAGCCCGTGGTATGGACATCGCATACGAGGTCTTCGTAGCTATCGTCGTTAATATCTGCCTGGCGGCATAAACTCTTGTCAGACTTGCCCACCAGCATGACATCGACACCGTTTAGCCTGATGGATCGCGGGTTTATCGCGGTTACATTGAGCTCGCTCGATCCGAAAATCGCAACCGGGATAACACGCCCGGAACTGGCGCGGACGATATTCTTCGAATC
Proteins encoded:
- the moaB gene encoding molybdenum cofactor biosynthesis protein B, whose protein sequence is MSEQRELIPLDIAVLTVSDSRDESSDKSGPLLVRYLTEAGHRLAEKAIVPDDKYRIREVISRWIADEGLQVVLTTGGTGVTGRDGTPEAVAPLLDKVIDGFGETFRSLSYQTIGTSTLQSRAIAGVANGTYIFCLPGSSGACKDAWTQLIATQLDYRTRPCNLVELMPRLRES